In Desulfofundulus kuznetsovii DSM 6115, the following are encoded in one genomic region:
- the treZ gene encoding malto-oligosyltrehalose trehalohydrolase: MYLAYRYPVRLNRGIVERKGTVNRMEPNASSPQPPGATYLGGGRCHFRVWAPRVKSLAVHILGPRERLVPLPKGRRDYFCGTVEGVEPGSLYCYLLDGETERPDPASRHQPEGVYGPSQVVDLKSFAWSDQCWFGPARENLVFYELHVGTFTREGTFEAIIPHLEELKELGITAIQLMPVAQFPGSRNWGYDGVYPFAVQNSYGGPSGLQRLVDACHQKGLAVFLDVVYNHLGPEGNYLGDYAPYFTERHRTPWGPAVNFDGPGSDEVRRYFIENALYWVRNFHLDGLRLDAVHAIMDMSAIHFLEELAEEVHREAERLGRRVYVVAESDLNDARLIRPRAVGGYGLDAQWCDDFHHALHALLTGERLGYYRDFGELFHLTKAFRKGYVYTGQYSEYRQRRHGGPTDLCQPYRFVVFTQNHDQVGNRAGGERLSSLASFEDLKLAAAAAILSPYIPLLFMGEEYGETAPFLYFTSHTDPSLAEAVRKGRREEFSAFAWQEVPDPQDEQTFLRSRLNRDLRRQGHHRVLYGFYRELLWLRRQVPALQDPKWENMEVNSYPEELVLVVQRWNNGARACLILSFKDIPVFLNLPLEPGRWQKLLDTAEERWLGNGSTVPPVLSSLGRIELALPPKTCILLEHLKEG; the protein is encoded by the coding sequence GTGTACCTGGCTTATAGGTACCCCGTGCGGCTGAACCGCGGGATCGTTGAACGTAAAGGAACGGTGAACCGGATGGAACCAAACGCGAGCTCTCCTCAACCCCCGGGGGCCACTTACCTGGGGGGTGGCCGTTGCCATTTCAGGGTGTGGGCCCCCCGGGTAAAGAGCCTGGCCGTGCACATATTGGGACCCCGGGAAAGGCTCGTCCCTTTACCTAAAGGGAGACGTGACTATTTTTGCGGCACGGTGGAAGGAGTGGAACCCGGAAGCCTCTACTGCTACCTCCTGGATGGGGAAACAGAACGGCCCGACCCGGCCTCGCGCCACCAACCGGAAGGAGTGTACGGGCCCTCCCAGGTGGTGGACCTGAAATCCTTTGCCTGGAGCGACCAGTGCTGGTTTGGCCCGGCCAGGGAAAACCTGGTTTTTTACGAGCTTCACGTAGGAACCTTCACCCGGGAGGGAACCTTTGAGGCCATCATACCTCACCTGGAGGAGTTAAAGGAACTGGGTATCACCGCTATCCAGCTCATGCCCGTGGCCCAGTTCCCGGGAAGCCGCAACTGGGGCTACGATGGGGTCTACCCCTTTGCCGTGCAAAATTCCTACGGAGGGCCCAGCGGGCTGCAGCGCCTGGTGGACGCCTGCCACCAAAAGGGGCTGGCCGTATTTCTTGACGTGGTCTACAACCACCTGGGGCCGGAGGGCAATTACCTGGGCGACTACGCCCCCTATTTTACAGAACGTCATCGCACCCCGTGGGGACCGGCAGTTAACTTTGACGGGCCGGGTAGCGATGAAGTGCGCCGCTACTTTATTGAAAACGCCCTGTACTGGGTGCGGAACTTCCACCTGGACGGCTTGCGCCTGGACGCAGTGCACGCCATTATGGACATGTCGGCCATCCACTTTCTGGAGGAACTGGCAGAAGAGGTGCACCGGGAGGCGGAACGCCTGGGCCGACGGGTGTACGTGGTGGCGGAAAGCGATCTCAATGACGCCCGCCTCATCCGGCCCCGGGCGGTGGGCGGTTACGGCCTGGACGCCCAGTGGTGCGACGACTTCCATCACGCCCTGCACGCCCTCCTGACGGGCGAAAGACTGGGGTACTACCGGGATTTCGGAGAGCTTTTTCACTTGACCAAAGCCTTTCGGAAGGGCTACGTGTATACGGGCCAGTACTCGGAATACCGGCAGCGCAGGCATGGCGGCCCCACGGATTTATGCCAACCATACCGTTTTGTGGTTTTTACCCAAAACCACGACCAGGTAGGCAACCGGGCCGGGGGCGAAAGGCTCAGCAGCCTGGCCTCCTTTGAGGACCTCAAGCTGGCGGCGGCAGCAGCTATCCTCTCCCCATACATACCCCTGCTCTTCATGGGGGAGGAGTACGGGGAAACAGCCCCTTTTCTCTACTTCACCAGCCACACTGACCCCAGCCTGGCCGAGGCGGTGCGAAAGGGGCGCCGGGAGGAATTTTCCGCCTTTGCCTGGCAGGAGGTACCGGACCCGCAGGACGAGCAAACCTTCCTGCGTTCCCGCCTTAACCGGGACCTCCGCCGGCAGGGCCACCACCGGGTGCTCTACGGGTTTTACCGGGAGTTGCTGTGGTTGCGCCGGCAGGTACCGGCTCTTCAAGACCCCAAGTGGGAAAACATGGAGGTTAATTCTTATCCCGAAGAGCTGGTCCTTGTGGTACAGCGATGGAATAACGGGGCCAGGGCTTGCCTTATTCTCTCTTTCAAAGATATCCCGGTTTTCTTGAACCTGCCCCTGGAACCGGGACGCTGGCAAAAGCTTTTGGATACCGCGGAAGAGCGCTGGCTGGGCAATGGCAGCACTGTACCGCCGGTACTGTCGTCTTTGGGAAGAATAGAGCTTGCCCTGCCGCCTAAGACGTGTATCTTACTGGAACATTTGAAGGAGGGCTGA
- a CDS encoding DUF3536 domain-containing protein — protein MERYICIHGHFYQPPRENPWLEDVELQDSAYPYHDWNERITAECYEPNTASRILDADGWIRKIVNNYSKISFNFGPTLLSWMENHEPEVHRAIIEADRISRERFSGHGSALAQAYNHMIMPLANRRDKYTQVFWGIKDFEHRFGRRPEGMWLPETAVDLETLEIMAEQGIRFTILAPYQARRFRRTGTGTWQDVGPGGIDPSVPYLINLPESGRTINVFFYNADISRAVAFEGLLLNGEHFARRLISAFDAGRPTAQLVHIATDGETYGHHHPHGDMALAYAIHYIESNKAARITNYGEFLEKHPPTFEVEIKENTAWSCAHGVERWRNNCGCNSGLHPGWSQAWRAPLRNALNWLRNTVAPMYEEEARRFLKDPWAARNDYIEVILDRSTENLNRFLDKHAVRPLEGDEQVRVLKLLEMQRHAMLMFTSCGWFFDEISGIETVQVLQYAGRVIQLAQELFGNSLEHSFLEILSQAKSNIPEHKDGAHIYEKFAKPAMVDLVKVGAHYAISSLFESYDEQSRIFSYTVLREDSVNRLAGAAKLTLGKARVTSEITREGVTIVYGVVNFGYPSINGGVQVYRDEESYRKMAEEVTGAFDRVDFPEVIRLLDQYFDGTTFSLKHLFRDKQREILDIILDSTLEEVAGDYRRIYERHAPLMRLLQELNIPQPKVLRAAAEFVLNTSLRQAFSEKVLDLEHIKALLDEARMASVSLDGASLGYALKKTLERMGEELRKHPTDLSLLEHLEAICNLVRSLPFEVDMWKVQNIYYGLLQSIYQDLHKRADQGDEKAPAWVERFGSLGDCLRIRRNK, from the coding sequence GTGGAACGCTACATCTGTATTCACGGCCACTTCTACCAGCCGCCCCGGGAAAACCCCTGGCTGGAAGATGTGGAACTCCAGGACTCGGCCTACCCCTACCACGACTGGAACGAGAGGATTACCGCCGAGTGCTACGAACCGAACACCGCCTCGCGTATTTTAGACGCCGACGGCTGGATCAGAAAAATCGTTAACAACTACAGCAAGATCAGCTTTAATTTTGGCCCCACCCTGCTTTCCTGGATGGAAAATCACGAACCGGAAGTCCACCGGGCCATCATTGAGGCCGACCGTATAAGCCGGGAAAGATTTTCCGGGCACGGCTCCGCCCTGGCCCAGGCCTACAACCACATGATCATGCCTCTGGCCAACCGGCGGGATAAATACACCCAGGTGTTCTGGGGTATTAAGGACTTCGAGCACCGCTTCGGGCGCCGCCCGGAGGGCATGTGGCTGCCGGAAACGGCGGTAGACCTGGAAACGCTGGAAATAATGGCTGAGCAGGGCATCCGTTTTACCATCCTGGCACCCTACCAGGCCCGGCGGTTCCGCAGGACCGGCACCGGCACCTGGCAGGATGTGGGACCGGGGGGTATCGACCCCTCCGTGCCCTACCTGATAAACCTGCCCGAGTCCGGCCGCACCATCAACGTTTTCTTTTACAACGCCGACATTTCCCGGGCGGTGGCCTTTGAGGGTTTGCTTTTAAACGGGGAGCACTTTGCCAGGAGATTGATCAGCGCCTTTGACGCGGGCCGTCCCACGGCCCAACTGGTCCACATTGCCACTGACGGGGAAACTTACGGCCACCACCACCCGCACGGGGACATGGCCCTGGCTTATGCCATTCACTACATCGAATCCAACAAGGCGGCCCGCATCACCAATTACGGCGAGTTTTTGGAAAAACATCCGCCCACCTTTGAGGTGGAAATCAAAGAAAACACCGCCTGGAGCTGTGCCCACGGAGTGGAGCGCTGGCGCAACAACTGCGGGTGCAATTCCGGCCTGCACCCGGGCTGGAGCCAGGCCTGGCGGGCACCCCTGCGCAACGCCCTCAACTGGCTGCGCAACACCGTGGCCCCCATGTATGAGGAGGAAGCCCGCCGGTTCTTAAAAGATCCCTGGGCGGCCCGCAATGATTACATTGAAGTGATCCTGGACCGCTCAACCGAAAATCTAAACCGCTTCCTGGACAAGCACGCCGTCCGTCCCTTGGAAGGGGATGAGCAGGTGCGGGTTCTCAAGCTTCTGGAAATGCAGCGCCACGCCATGCTCATGTTTACCAGCTGCGGCTGGTTCTTTGATGAGATCTCCGGTATTGAGACGGTGCAGGTACTGCAGTACGCCGGGCGGGTTATCCAGCTGGCCCAGGAATTATTCGGCAATTCCCTGGAGCACTCCTTTTTAGAGATACTCTCCCAGGCAAAGAGCAATATTCCCGAACATAAGGACGGCGCCCACATTTACGAGAAGTTTGCTAAGCCGGCCATGGTGGATTTGGTGAAGGTGGGCGCCCACTACGCCATTTCCTCGCTGTTCGAATCTTACGACGAGCAGTCCCGCATCTTCTCCTACACCGTTTTGCGGGAGGACAGCGTCAACCGGCTGGCCGGTGCGGCCAAGTTGACCCTGGGCAAAGCCCGGGTCACTTCGGAAATTACCCGGGAAGGGGTAACCATTGTCTACGGCGTGGTTAACTTTGGCTACCCCAGCATCAACGGCGGGGTGCAGGTGTACCGGGACGAGGAAAGCTACCGCAAGATGGCGGAGGAAGTGACCGGAGCTTTTGACCGGGTGGATTTCCCGGAGGTCATTCGCCTTCTGGATCAGTACTTTGATGGAACCACTTTCTCTTTAAAACATCTCTTCCGGGACAAACAGCGGGAGATTTTGGACATCATCCTGGATTCCACCCTGGAAGAGGTGGCCGGCGACTACCGGCGCATATACGAGCGTCACGCTCCTTTGATGCGGCTTTTACAGGAGCTAAACATTCCCCAGCCCAAGGTTTTACGCGCCGCCGCCGAATTTGTGCTAAACACCAGTTTGCGCCAGGCTTTCTCGGAAAAAGTTCTGGATTTAGAGCATATTAAAGCCCTCCTGGATGAGGCCCGGATGGCCAGCGTTTCTTTAGATGGAGCCTCCCTGGGCTACGCCCTTAAGAAAACATTGGAAAGGATGGGTGAGGAACTCCGCAAGCACCCCACGGACCTCTCCCTGCTCGAGCACCTGGAGGCAATCTGCAACCTGGTCCGCTCCCTGCCCTTTGAGGTGGATATGTGGAAGGTACAAAACATTTATTACGGCCTTCTGCAATCCATTTACCAGGACCTGCACAAGCGGGCCGACCAGGGAGATGAAAAGGCCCCGGCCTGGGTGGAACGCTTTGGCTCCCTGGGAGATTGCTTGAGGATAAGGAGGAACAAGTGA
- the treY gene encoding malto-oligosyltrehalose synthase, whose protein sequence is MPLARIPVSTYRLQFNREFGFERARELVPYLHALGITDIYASPLLAARRGSPHGYDVVDPTRINPELGGEEGMYSLATSLQEHGMGLLLDVVPNHMAASPENPWWFDLLRWGLDSPFAGYFDLEWQPARPSLAGKVLLPILGSPYSDALENGELTLTLTEKGFGVSYHQWWLPLKPASHGQILEYVGAAGELKRLAGIFARPPGREEFLKAVKELWRLYAQSPEARTFLDESLRVINGQKGKPQSFAFLDGLLSRQHYRLAFWRLAKEEINYRRFFDVAELVSLRMEDEKVFEATHSLVLRLAHQGLITGFRIDHVDGLRDPQAYLERLQRRLLPLNSDGSGIANASPPAASIFYVVVEKILTGDEELPPDWPVYGTTGYDFLNILNALFVNGEGLAVLDEIYRRASGKVPDFKAEVYACKKKVLRELFAGEIRALVHQLDPLAASDRHGKDLSLRELEAALLILSACLPVYRTYIREQVVSTRDRNLIVQAVEQARKLHPELERALEFLRRVLLLEVRDRSAALSFAMRWQQFTGPAMAKGFEDTALYTYNRLISLNEVGGNPESSGISVEEFHRRNQERQERQPHTLNATSTHDTKRSEDVRARVNVLSEIPHLFAEHLERWQKINQNKKPAVKGQPVPGGNMELLIYQTLLGAWPLEEGEVTTFKQRLRGYLIKAAREAKTRSSWLNPNPAYEEALLKFVETILEPKKENRFLQDFLQFQKIIAFYGALSSLAQVLLKITSPGVPDFYQGTELWNFNLVDPDNRRPVDFTRRMRLLAELQEKEKQHGPLALAGELLSTWPDGRIKLYLTYKALHFRRAHRELFQAGEYIPLEATGPLCRHVCAFARRAGDAWVLVAVPRLMASLNRRRAQLEPPLGEKVWRETALVLPGQAPARWINVFTGERMRVPEESTLPLAEVFGHFPVALLNRAT, encoded by the coding sequence ATGCCGCTTGCCCGCATCCCCGTCTCTACCTATCGCCTGCAATTCAACAGAGAGTTTGGCTTTGAAAGGGCCCGGGAGCTGGTACCCTACCTGCACGCCCTGGGTATCACGGATATTTACGCTTCTCCCCTGCTGGCTGCCCGGCGGGGCAGCCCCCACGGCTACGATGTGGTTGACCCCACCCGCATCAACCCGGAACTGGGAGGGGAGGAAGGAATGTACTCCCTGGCCACCTCCCTGCAGGAACACGGGATGGGCCTTTTGCTGGACGTGGTGCCAAACCACATGGCTGCCAGCCCCGAAAACCCCTGGTGGTTCGACCTCCTGCGCTGGGGGCTGGACTCACCCTTCGCCGGATACTTTGACCTGGAATGGCAACCGGCAAGGCCCTCTCTGGCCGGAAAAGTGCTCCTCCCCATCTTAGGTTCCCCTTATAGCGACGCTCTGGAAAACGGGGAACTCACCCTCACCTTGACCGAGAAGGGCTTTGGGGTGTCCTACCACCAATGGTGGCTCCCCCTGAAACCAGCATCCCACGGCCAGATCCTGGAGTACGTGGGGGCGGCGGGCGAGCTAAAAAGGCTCGCGGGCATTTTTGCGCGCCCCCCTGGCCGGGAAGAGTTTTTAAAGGCGGTGAAGGAACTATGGCGGCTGTACGCCCAAAGCCCCGAAGCAAGGACCTTTTTAGACGAAAGCCTGCGGGTCATCAACGGTCAAAAAGGAAAGCCCCAAAGCTTTGCCTTTTTAGATGGGCTCCTCAGTCGCCAGCATTACCGGCTGGCCTTCTGGCGCCTGGCTAAAGAAGAGATTAACTACCGGCGCTTTTTTGACGTAGCCGAGCTGGTTTCCCTGCGCATGGAGGACGAAAAGGTGTTTGAAGCCACCCATTCCCTGGTTCTGAGGCTGGCCCACCAGGGGCTGATAACAGGCTTCCGCATCGACCACGTGGACGGCCTGCGCGACCCCCAGGCCTATCTTGAACGGCTGCAACGGCGCCTCCTGCCCCTTAACAGTGATGGCAGCGGGATCGCTAACGCCAGCCCGCCCGCCGCAAGTATTTTTTATGTGGTGGTGGAAAAGATCCTCACCGGGGACGAGGAACTGCCCCCGGATTGGCCGGTGTACGGGACCACGGGATACGATTTCTTGAACATTCTAAACGCCCTTTTCGTAAATGGGGAAGGTCTGGCAGTCCTGGACGAGATTTACCGCCGGGCGAGCGGAAAGGTGCCTGACTTTAAGGCAGAGGTCTACGCATGTAAAAAGAAGGTGTTGCGGGAGCTGTTCGCCGGGGAAATCCGGGCGCTGGTCCACCAGCTGGACCCTCTGGCAGCCTCTGATCGCCATGGTAAGGATCTCTCCCTAAGGGAACTGGAGGCGGCCCTGCTGATTCTTTCGGCCTGCCTGCCGGTTTACCGGACCTACATCCGGGAACAGGTTGTTTCAACCAGGGACAGGAATCTCATTGTGCAGGCAGTGGAGCAGGCCCGCAAGCTACACCCGGAGCTGGAGAGGGCTTTAGAGTTTTTACGGCGAGTGCTTTTGCTCGAAGTGCGGGACCGTTCAGCTGCCTTAAGCTTTGCCATGCGCTGGCAGCAATTTACCGGGCCTGCCATGGCCAAAGGCTTTGAGGATACGGCCCTTTACACCTATAACCGCCTGATTTCGTTGAACGAGGTGGGCGGAAACCCCGAAAGTTCGGGAATATCCGTGGAGGAGTTTCACCGCCGCAATCAAGAGAGGCAGGAGCGCCAGCCCCATACCCTTAACGCCACCTCCACTCACGACACCAAGCGCAGCGAGGATGTGCGGGCACGGGTGAACGTCCTTTCGGAAATTCCCCACCTTTTTGCAGAACACCTGGAGCGCTGGCAGAAGATAAACCAGAATAAAAAGCCAGCAGTGAAGGGCCAACCAGTACCCGGGGGAAACATGGAACTGCTCATCTACCAGACCCTGCTGGGTGCCTGGCCCTTGGAGGAAGGGGAAGTAACCACCTTTAAGCAACGGCTGCGGGGCTACCTGATTAAAGCGGCCCGGGAGGCCAAGACCAGGAGCAGCTGGCTTAACCCAAACCCTGCCTATGAAGAGGCCTTGCTAAAATTTGTAGAGACCATCCTGGAGCCGAAAAAAGAAAACCGCTTCCTGCAGGACTTTCTGCAGTTTCAGAAAATCATTGCCTTTTACGGGGCCCTTTCCTCCCTGGCCCAGGTGCTGCTGAAGATAACCTCACCGGGTGTTCCGGACTTTTACCAGGGCACGGAACTCTGGAATTTCAATCTGGTGGACCCCGATAACCGCCGCCCGGTGGATTTTACCCGCAGGATGCGTCTCCTGGCTGAACTGCAGGAAAAGGAAAAACAACACGGCCCGCTGGCCCTGGCCGGAGAACTTTTATCTACCTGGCCGGATGGCCGCATAAAGCTCTACCTCACTTACAAGGCCCTGCACTTTCGCCGGGCTCACCGGGAGCTTTTTCAAGCTGGTGAGTACATTCCTTTAGAGGCCACGGGCCCGTTGTGCCGGCACGTATGTGCATTTGCCCGCCGCGCGGGGGATGCCTGGGTCCTGGTGGCCGTGCCCCGCCTGATGGCCAGCCTGAACCGCCGGCGGGCCCAACTTGAACCGCCGCTGGGAGAAAAGGTGTGGAGGGAAACCGCCCTGGTCCTGCCCGGTCAGGCTCCAGCCCGGTGGATTAATGTTTTCACCGGGGAGAGGATGCGGGTGCCTGAAGAAAGCACCCTGCCCCTGGCGGAAGTGTTTGGTCACTTCCCGGTAGCCCTGCTAAACAGAGCTACCTGA
- a CDS encoding phenylacetate--CoA ligase family protein, with the protein MQGSMLRETIQRVYQNSPFYRKKLDEAGVDPGSVKTVADLARVPFTDKHELRDAYPLGLMAVPEKQVVRIHSSSGTTGKPVIVPYTKKDVDIWAEMMARSLAMTGVNNRDRVQITPGYGLWTAGIGFQAGVERLGAMAIPTGPGNTEKQMEMMIDLKTTVLIGTSSYGLLLAEEAYKRGILDQIKLRLGIFGSERWGDKMRRRIEEIFNIETFDIYGLTEIYGPGIAIDCPCHSGLHYWSDHLLFEIIDPVSGRQLPPGEEGELVITTLTKEGMPLLRYRTHDITRLLPHRCPCGSEYPMIDRILGRTDDMIKIKGVNIYPGQVDHVLKVTEGAGSEYQIILTRIEGKDHMLIKIEGEEGKDPQRVAGEFKRNMKSWIGITADVEVVAPGTLPRSEKKSKRVFDYRDM; encoded by the coding sequence ATGCAGGGATCAATGCTCCGGGAAACGATCCAGCGGGTCTACCAGAACTCCCCTTTCTATCGCAAAAAGCTGGACGAAGCAGGGGTGGACCCCGGGTCCGTCAAAACTGTTGCCGATCTTGCGCGGGTACCTTTCACCGACAAGCACGAACTGCGCGACGCCTATCCCCTGGGACTGATGGCCGTCCCTGAGAAACAGGTGGTCCGCATACATTCCTCCTCCGGCACCACAGGCAAGCCGGTTATTGTGCCTTACACCAAAAAGGACGTGGATATCTGGGCCGAAATGATGGCCCGCTCCCTGGCCATGACAGGGGTCAACAACCGGGACAGGGTGCAGATCACTCCGGGCTACGGCCTGTGGACGGCAGGCATCGGTTTTCAGGCCGGCGTTGAACGGCTGGGTGCCATGGCCATACCCACCGGTCCCGGGAATACGGAAAAGCAAATGGAAATGATGATCGACCTGAAGACCACTGTTTTGATCGGCACCTCCTCTTATGGCCTCCTGCTGGCGGAAGAGGCCTATAAAAGGGGAATCCTGGATCAAATCAAGCTCCGCCTGGGCATCTTCGGTTCGGAACGCTGGGGCGATAAAATGCGCCGCCGCATCGAAGAAATCTTCAATATTGAGACCTTTGACATCTATGGACTGACCGAGATCTACGGCCCGGGGATTGCTATTGATTGTCCCTGCCACAGCGGTCTCCATTACTGGTCCGACCACCTCCTTTTTGAAATCATTGACCCCGTGTCGGGCAGGCAGCTTCCCCCCGGGGAAGAGGGAGAACTGGTCATCACCACCTTGACCAAGGAAGGTATGCCCCTGCTCAGGTACCGCACCCATGACATCACCCGGCTGCTGCCCCACAGGTGTCCTTGTGGAAGCGAGTATCCCATGATCGACCGGATTCTCGGCCGGACTGACGACATGATCAAGATTAAGGGGGTTAATATCTACCCGGGCCAGGTTGATCATGTCCTCAAGGTGACGGAAGGGGCCGGCAGTGAGTATCAAATAATCCTGACCAGGATCGAAGGCAAGGATCACATGCTGATCAAAATAGAAGGAGAAGAAGGAAAAGACCCCCAGAGAGTCGCCGGGGAGTTCAAGCGTAACATGAAATCCTGGATTGGCATCACTGCCGACGTGGAAGTGGTCGCGCCGGGCACCTTACCCAGAAGCGAGAAGAAAAGCAAAAGGGTTTTTGACTACCGGGACATGTAA
- a CDS encoding indolepyruvate oxidoreductase subunit beta has translation MKFDLVITGVGGQGTVLASRIVARAAMEAGWQVRTSETIGMAQREGCVVSHVRVGENLAGALIPDGRADVLLGFELAEAARALAKLKAGGKAIVNEDVIVPTSVSAGLSRYRVQDIREYLERELPGVCFLRASEVAREAGNSKTANVVMLGALSTLPGLPFSPEGLLEAVLKTVPSQFREINRKAFEMGRRAMGVC, from the coding sequence ATGAAGTTTGACCTGGTTATTACCGGAGTGGGTGGGCAGGGAACAGTCCTGGCCTCCCGCATCGTTGCCAGGGCTGCCATGGAAGCCGGGTGGCAGGTCAGGACTTCCGAAACCATTGGGATGGCCCAGCGGGAAGGCTGCGTGGTGAGCCATGTCCGGGTAGGGGAAAATCTCGCGGGCGCCCTGATCCCGGACGGCAGGGCCGATGTCCTGCTGGGTTTTGAACTGGCGGAGGCGGCCAGGGCTCTGGCCAAGCTCAAGGCCGGTGGTAAGGCCATTGTTAATGAAGACGTCATTGTGCCAACGTCGGTATCAGCGGGTTTGTCCCGGTACCGGGTTCAGGATATCCGGGAGTACCTGGAGAGGGAACTCCCGGGAGTGTGCTTTCTCAGGGCTTCGGAGGTGGCCAGGGAGGCGGGAAATAGTAAAACCGCCAATGTGGTGATGCTGGGGGCGCTCTCGACTCTCCCCGGCCTCCCCTTCAGCCCGGAGGGGTTGCTGGAAGCGGTACTGAAGACTGTGCCGTCACAGTTCAGAGAGATTAACCGGAAGGCTTTTGAAATGGGCCGCCGGGCCATGGGGGTGTGTTGA
- the iorA gene encoding indolepyruvate ferredoxin oxidoreductase subunit alpha, translating into MAVAEKMLLMGNEAIARGAVEAGVQVVTGYPGTPSSEVFGTLAHFAKEYGYYAEWSVNEKVALEVAAGAAYAGARALVTMKQVGLNVAADPLMTLAYIGVKGGLVLVVADDPGPHSSQNEQDTRKFAQFAKLPVLDPSTPQEAKDMTVAAFELSEQVGLPVILRPTTRTCHVCQDVTLGPLPATRNECRFDKNPGWVILPGLAYKKHIWLNQKQKEISRLFRSIPFNRAEIKGKTGIITSGVSYNYVVEALEMQGWEASLLKIGTPYPLPEDLVLEFLSRVERVLVVEEQEPVVEDQVIHLAWRHSLPVGVAGKHNGLVPREGELDVDRVTAILYKYFGFVGMEQPAAGNTVRRAPDLPLRTPVLCAGCPHRAVFYGFKEALKDYDPVFTGDIGCYTLGVIPPLNALDTCLCMGASVTIASGLSRVEQGRKHVAFLGDSTFFHTGVAGLINAVYNRADITLVILDNGTTAMTGHQPHPGIGRNATGDPARRIDIAGLVKGCGVDYIREVDAYNLREVMQAAREAVEYEGPSVVIARRECAALVRPGVRYRVNTGACIECMLCVEDLGCPALCREEKVVISEKCTGCGVCAQVCPAGAIEEVSRHEV; encoded by the coding sequence ATGGCAGTCGCTGAAAAAATGCTTTTGATGGGTAATGAGGCTATCGCCAGGGGAGCGGTGGAAGCGGGGGTACAGGTGGTTACCGGTTACCCCGGCACCCCTTCCTCGGAGGTTTTTGGGACACTGGCTCATTTCGCCAAAGAATACGGTTATTACGCCGAGTGGTCCGTCAACGAAAAGGTGGCCCTGGAAGTGGCGGCCGGGGCGGCCTATGCGGGGGCCCGGGCTCTGGTAACCATGAAACAGGTTGGTCTCAATGTGGCGGCGGACCCCCTGATGACGCTGGCCTATATCGGTGTCAAAGGCGGCCTGGTCCTGGTAGTGGCGGATGACCCGGGGCCCCACAGCTCCCAGAACGAACAGGATACCAGAAAATTTGCCCAGTTCGCCAAACTGCCCGTCCTTGATCCGTCCACTCCCCAGGAAGCCAAGGATATGACGGTGGCGGCCTTTGAACTCTCCGAACAAGTGGGCCTGCCTGTGATCCTCCGGCCCACCACCAGGACCTGCCACGTCTGCCAGGATGTCACCCTCGGCCCTCTGCCGGCAACCAGGAATGAATGCAGGTTTGACAAGAACCCGGGATGGGTAATCCTTCCCGGCCTGGCCTACAAAAAGCATATCTGGCTCAACCAGAAGCAAAAGGAGATAAGCCGGCTGTTCAGGAGCATTCCTTTTAACAGGGCCGAAATTAAAGGCAAAACCGGGATTATTACTTCCGGCGTGAGCTACAACTACGTGGTGGAAGCCCTGGAAATGCAGGGCTGGGAGGCATCCCTCCTTAAAATAGGGACTCCCTATCCCCTCCCTGAAGACCTGGTTTTAGAATTCCTGTCCCGGGTGGAACGGGTGCTGGTGGTCGAAGAACAGGAACCCGTGGTGGAGGACCAGGTGATCCACCTGGCCTGGCGGCACAGCCTGCCGGTCGGTGTGGCGGGCAAACACAACGGGCTGGTGCCCCGGGAAGGGGAACTGGATGTTGACAGGGTAACTGCCATCCTCTATAAGTATTTCGGTTTTGTGGGGATGGAGCAGCCTGCTGCAGGTAATACGGTGCGCCGCGCTCCTGATTTGCCTTTGAGGACCCCCGTCCTTTGCGCGGGGTGTCCCCACCGGGCGGTTTTCTATGGTTTTAAAGAGGCCTTAAAGGATTACGACCCGGTTTTTACCGGAGATATTGGGTGTTATACCCTGGGGGTTATTCCGCCCCTCAACGCCCTCGATACCTGCCTTTGCATGGGGGCGAGCGTCACCATCGCTTCCGGCCTTTCCCGCGTGGAACAGGGGCGCAAGCACGTGGCCTTTTTGGGAGACTCCACCTTTTTCCACACAGGGGTGGCGGGCCTGATTAACGCGGTTTACAACCGCGCCGACATCACCCTGGTGATCCTGGACAACGGCACCACCGCCATGACAGGTCACCAGCCCCATCCGGGAATTGGAAGGAATGCCACCGGCGACCCGGCCCGGAGAATAGACATTGCCGGGCTGGTCAAGGGGTGCGGCGTGGATTACATCCGCGAGGTTGACGCTTACAACCTCCGGGAGGTTATGCAGGCCGCCAGGGAAGCCGTGGAGTACGAAGGCCCTTCCGTGGTTATCGCCAGGCGGGAATGTGCAGCCCTGGTCAGGCCCGGGGTGCGCTACCGGGTAAATACCGGCGCCTGTATCGAGTGCATGTTGTGCGTGGAAGACCTTGGCTGCCCGGCTTTATGCAGGGAGGAAAAGGTGGTCATCTCCGAAAAGTGCACCGGATGCGGCGTTTGCGCCCAGGTTTGCCCGGCCGGTGCCATCGAGGAGGTGAGCCGGCATGAAGTTTGA